The following coding sequences lie in one Pseudomonas syringae CC1557 genomic window:
- a CDS encoding HAL/PAL/TAL family ammonia-lyase, which produces MINQAPDPIVFGERALCIEDVSALANRQVTGVLQGDEGFRARIARGAQFLDSLLNKEGVIYGVTTGYGDSCVVAVPLEHVEALPRHLYTFHGCGLGRLLDAQTTRAVLAARLQSLCQGVSGVRVELLERLQAFIDQDILPLIPEEGSVGASGDLTPLSYVAAALSGEREVLFRGERHPASDVHRELGWAPLVLRPKEALALMNGTAVMTGIACLAFARADYLLQLATRITAMNVVALQGNPEHFDERLFAAKPHPGQMQVAAWLRQDLAIDAPTAPLHRLQDRYSLRCAPHVLGVLADSLNWLRSFIEIELNSANDNPIIDAEAERVLHGGHFYGGHIAFAMDSLKTLVANVADLLDRQLALLVDERYNHGLPSNLSGASAERAMLNHGFKAVQIGTSAWTAEALKNTMPASVFSRSTECHNQDKVSMGTIAARDAIRVLELTEQVAAATLIAANQGIWLRSRAADAPPLPPALAAMHVELAEDFAPVIEDRALEGELRLCLKHIANRRWRLHAQ; this is translated from the coding sequence ATGATCAATCAAGCTCCTGACCCGATCGTTTTCGGCGAGCGCGCCCTGTGTATCGAGGACGTGTCGGCACTGGCCAATCGTCAGGTAACCGGCGTACTGCAAGGTGATGAAGGATTTCGCGCGCGCATTGCCAGGGGCGCACAGTTTCTTGATTCGTTGCTGAACAAGGAAGGCGTGATCTACGGTGTTACCACCGGTTATGGCGACTCTTGCGTGGTAGCCGTGCCGCTGGAGCATGTCGAGGCGCTGCCGCGTCATCTGTACACCTTTCATGGCTGCGGACTGGGCAGACTGCTGGATGCTCAAACCACCCGGGCTGTGCTGGCAGCACGTTTGCAGTCGCTGTGTCAGGGCGTTTCCGGAGTCAGGGTCGAACTGCTTGAGCGTTTGCAGGCGTTCATCGACCAGGACATATTGCCGCTGATCCCGGAAGAAGGCTCAGTGGGTGCCAGCGGTGATCTGACGCCTCTGTCTTATGTGGCCGCGGCCCTGTCCGGCGAGCGTGAAGTGCTGTTCCGTGGTGAACGCCACCCGGCCAGCGACGTGCATCGGGAACTCGGCTGGGCACCGCTGGTGCTGCGCCCCAAGGAAGCGCTCGCGCTGATGAACGGCACCGCCGTCATGACCGGCATTGCCTGCCTGGCATTTGCCCGCGCCGATTACTTGTTGCAACTGGCCACCCGCATCACCGCAATGAATGTGGTGGCGCTGCAAGGTAACCCGGAGCATTTCGACGAACGCCTGTTCGCTGCCAAGCCGCATCCGGGCCAGATGCAGGTCGCGGCGTGGCTGCGTCAGGATCTGGCCATCGACGCACCGACCGCCCCGCTGCATCGCCTGCAAGACCGTTACTCGCTGCGCTGCGCACCGCATGTGCTGGGCGTGCTGGCCGACAGCCTGAACTGGTTGCGCTCATTCATCGAGATTGAACTGAACAGCGCCAACGACAACCCGATCATCGATGCCGAAGCCGAGCGCGTGCTGCATGGCGGGCATTTCTATGGCGGGCATATCGCCTTTGCGATGGACAGCCTGAAAACCCTGGTGGCCAACGTTGCGGACTTGCTCGACCGGCAACTGGCGCTGCTGGTGGACGAGCGTTACAACCACGGCCTGCCGAGCAACCTGTCAGGCGCCAGCGCCGAGCGGGCGATGCTCAATCATGGCTTCAAGGCGGTGCAGATCGGCACCAGTGCCTGGACCGCCGAAGCGCTGAAAAACACCATGCCGGCCAGCGTCTTCTCGCGCTCGACCGAATGCCACAATCAGGACAAGGTAAGCATGGGCACCATTGCCGCACGTGACGCCATTCGTGTGCTGGAGCTGACCGAGCAGGTCGCTGCTGCCACGCTGATCGCCGCCAACCAAGGCATCTGGCTGCGCAGCAGGGCTGCCGATGCGCCGCCGCTGCCACCGGCACTGGCGGCCATGCACGTCGAATTGGCGGAAGACTTTGCCCCTGTCATCGAAGACCGGGCACTGGAAGGCGAACTGCGCCTGTGCCTGAAACACATCGCCAACCGCCGCTGGAGGTTGCATGCGCAGTAA
- a CDS encoding LpxL/LpxP family acyltransferase: MSLKKSPREHWASHEERGSFMLMKLTAWGMRVLGRRLLSPVLYGIVLYFFVFGRRARRSIWQYQQRLSDWSARPELRPSQRRVFGQFMAFAEALLDKLDVWNGKLGLDQIKIIDTGQIRQNLRGERGQMLVGAHLGNLEVCRALAELGEKITMNVLVHTKHAERFNRLLGEAGATNLRLIQVSELDPAIMLQLSQRLDEGEWLAIAGDRVALHGGRNVRVDFLGHPAAFPQGPWLLAGLLKCPVNLFFCLKGAQGYRVILEPFAEAIEWRRSDRAQVIAHWTTRYADRLGHYCLEAPQQWFNFYPFWKSDDQSSS; the protein is encoded by the coding sequence ATGAGCCTGAAAAAATCGCCCAGGGAGCACTGGGCCAGTCACGAAGAGCGCGGCAGCTTCATGCTCATGAAGCTCACCGCCTGGGGCATGCGCGTTCTGGGTCGTCGCCTGCTCAGCCCGGTGCTGTATGGCATCGTCCTGTATTTCTTTGTGTTCGGCCGACGTGCCCGGCGCAGCATCTGGCAATACCAGCAGCGCCTGTCGGACTGGAGCGCAAGGCCTGAACTGCGCCCGAGCCAGCGGCGGGTGTTCGGCCAGTTCATGGCCTTTGCCGAAGCGTTGCTCGACAAGCTCGACGTGTGGAACGGCAAGCTGGGCCTCGATCAGATCAAGATCATCGACACCGGCCAGATCCGCCAGAACCTGCGCGGCGAGCGCGGGCAAATGCTGGTGGGCGCACACCTGGGCAACCTTGAGGTGTGCCGGGCGCTGGCCGAACTCGGCGAGAAGATCACCATGAACGTGCTGGTGCACACCAAGCACGCCGAACGCTTCAATCGCCTGCTGGGCGAGGCTGGGGCGACCAACCTGCGGCTGATTCAGGTCAGCGAGCTGGACCCGGCGATCATGCTGCAACTGAGCCAGCGTCTGGACGAAGGCGAGTGGCTGGCCATCGCCGGTGACCGCGTCGCACTGCACGGCGGGCGCAACGTGCGTGTCGACTTTCTCGGGCATCCCGCCGCCTTTCCGCAGGGCCCGTGGCTGCTGGCCGGTCTGCTCAAGTGCCCGGTCAATCTGTTTTTCTGCCTCAAGGGCGCGCAGGGCTATCGGGTGATTCTCGAACCGTTCGCCGAGGCCATCGAATGGCGCCGCAGCGACCGTGCTCAGGTCATTGCCCACTGGACTACGCGCTATGCCGACCGGCTGGGGCATTATTGCCTGGAAGCACCGCAGCAGTGGTTCAATTTCTACCCATTCTGGAAGTCCGATGATCAATCAAGCTCCTGA
- a CDS encoding glycosyltransferase family 2 protein: MHKPCVIIPVFDHELAVPHVVKAVREAGLPCVLVDDASSPACAAVLQQLALGDEIYLLSLPVNQGKGGAVMAGFREAARLGFSHALQVDADGQHDLSNIPLFLEQSRLHPDALICGYPQFDDSVPKGRLYARYLTHVWVWINTLSLQIRDSMCGFRLYPLAPVLTLINAVQIGKRMDFDSEILVRLSWRGQAMHWLPTRVHYPQDGLSHFRLFHDNALISKMHAKLFFGMLIRAPMILWRRWRS, from the coding sequence ATGCATAAGCCTTGTGTGATCATTCCGGTGTTCGACCATGAGCTGGCCGTGCCCCATGTGGTCAAGGCCGTTCGCGAAGCCGGTTTGCCCTGTGTGCTGGTGGACGACGCCAGCAGCCCCGCCTGCGCCGCCGTGTTGCAACAGCTCGCCTTGGGCGATGAAATCTACTTGCTGAGCCTGCCCGTCAATCAGGGCAAGGGCGGCGCGGTCATGGCCGGGTTCAGGGAAGCGGCACGTCTGGGTTTCAGCCATGCGTTGCAAGTCGATGCAGACGGCCAGCATGACCTGAGCAATATTCCGCTGTTTCTGGAGCAGTCACGCCTGCACCCGGATGCGCTGATCTGCGGCTATCCACAGTTCGACGACAGCGTGCCGAAAGGCCGCCTGTACGCGCGCTACCTCACCCACGTCTGGGTGTGGATCAACACGCTGTCGTTGCAGATTCGCGATTCCATGTGTGGCTTTCGGCTGTATCCGCTGGCTCCGGTGCTGACGCTGATCAACGCTGTGCAGATAGGCAAGCGCATGGACTTCGATTCGGAAATCCTCGTGCGCCTGTCGTGGCGCGGTCAGGCGATGCACTGGTTGCCGACCCGCGTTCACTATCCGCAAGACGGGCTGTCGCATTTCCGCCTGTTTCACGACAACGCCCTGATCTCGAAAATGCACGCCAAACTGTTCTTCGGCATGCTGATCCGCGCGCCAATGATTCTGTGGCGCAGGTGGCGGTCATGA
- a CDS encoding acyl-CoA synthetase family protein, with protein MNWLNLQHLLLDALPGRLLTQAPELDHAQFCAQALSVAAGLQARGITRIAVHLEDAAELGIALFGAWRAGVHVLLPADLQGQTRERWANQVDLWLTDLAGDAHLSDLHATPLAPATLDLDQCRLSLCTSGSSGEPKLIEKRLRQLANEVCGLEQLWGAELGAACMIGSVATQHIYGLLFRLLWPLCAARPFVRRQLPFAEDLQRASGEYPSFAWVASPALLKRMGDNLDWTRLSAVRRVFSSGGALPADAGQSLEQRLGQWPTEILGSSETGGIAWRQGGQRWQAFDGVELSQDNDGALRIRSPYLPPGHVEQTADAVLIGEDGRFELLGRLDRIVKLEEKRVSLPLIEQALTTHEWVSEARLGVFQNNRASLGALLVLSESGLLALRNQGRRALTEALRQHLRPHCETIALPRRWRLLRQMPLTAQGKLPQAEVEALLMAPRPKQPEVVEQKTVDGELHLQLIVPPDLAFFSGHFPTAPILPGVVQVDWAISLGQRLLDLPPIFAGMEVLKFQQLVRPGDHLTLTLRFDAARSKLHFAFHNAGNAPCSSGRIVLGVEHA; from the coding sequence ATGAACTGGCTGAATCTGCAACACCTGCTGCTCGATGCCCTGCCGGGCCGACTGCTGACCCAAGCGCCCGAACTTGACCACGCACAGTTTTGCGCTCAGGCGCTGAGCGTTGCGGCGGGGTTGCAGGCGCGCGGCATCACGCGCATCGCGGTCCATCTTGAAGACGCTGCCGAACTCGGCATCGCGCTGTTCGGTGCCTGGCGCGCCGGTGTGCATGTATTACTGCCCGCCGACCTGCAAGGCCAGACCCGTGAGCGCTGGGCGAATCAGGTCGATCTGTGGCTGACTGACCTGGCAGGCGACGCACATTTAAGCGATCTGCACGCCACGCCGCTCGCTCCAGCAACGCTTGACCTGGACCAGTGTCGACTGAGCCTGTGTACCTCCGGTTCCAGCGGCGAGCCCAAGCTGATTGAAAAGCGCCTGCGGCAACTGGCCAATGAAGTCTGCGGGCTGGAACAGCTGTGGGGCGCAGAACTGGGCGCCGCGTGCATGATCGGCAGCGTGGCGACGCAACACATCTATGGTTTGCTGTTCCGCTTGCTATGGCCGCTGTGCGCTGCGCGTCCATTCGTTCGCCGCCAATTGCCGTTCGCCGAAGACCTGCAACGCGCCAGCGGCGAATACCCATCATTTGCCTGGGTAGCCAGCCCGGCGCTGCTCAAACGCATGGGCGACAACCTCGACTGGACACGCCTGAGCGCCGTGCGCCGGGTATTTTCTTCCGGCGGCGCATTGCCAGCCGACGCAGGGCAAAGCCTGGAACAACGCCTGGGTCAGTGGCCTACAGAAATTCTCGGCAGCTCGGAAACCGGAGGCATCGCCTGGCGGCAGGGCGGGCAACGCTGGCAAGCCTTTGATGGCGTCGAATTGAGCCAGGACAACGACGGCGCACTGCGCATCCGTTCCCCCTACCTGCCGCCCGGCCATGTCGAGCAGACAGCCGATGCCGTGCTGATAGGCGAGGACGGCCGGTTTGAACTACTGGGCAGGCTGGACCGCATCGTCAAACTCGAAGAAAAACGCGTTTCGCTGCCACTGATCGAGCAGGCTCTTACGACTCATGAATGGGTCAGCGAAGCACGCCTGGGGGTCTTTCAAAACAACCGTGCGTCCCTCGGCGCATTGCTGGTACTGAGCGAGAGCGGCTTGCTGGCGCTACGTAATCAAGGCCGTCGCGCGCTGACCGAGGCCTTGCGGCAACACCTGCGTCCACATTGCGAAACCATCGCCCTGCCTCGCCGCTGGCGTTTGTTGCGGCAGATGCCGCTGACGGCCCAGGGCAAGCTGCCTCAGGCAGAGGTCGAGGCGCTGCTCATGGCACCACGCCCGAAACAGCCGGAAGTCGTGGAGCAAAAGACCGTCGATGGCGAACTGCATCTGCAATTGATCGTCCCGCCCGACCTGGCGTTTTTCAGCGGCCACTTCCCCACGGCGCCGATCTTGCCGGGCGTGGTGCAGGTCGACTGGGCGATCAGTCTGGGTCAGCGCCTGCTGGATCTACCGCCCATCTTTGCCGGTATGGAAGTGCTCAAGTTTCAGCAACTGGTGCGCCCCGGCGATCACCTGACATTGACCCTGCGCTTCGATGCCGCCCGTTCAAAGCTGCATTTCGCGTTTCACAATGCCGGGAACGCGCCCTGCTCCAGCGGCCGCATTGTGCTCGGGGTCGAGCATGCATAA
- a CDS encoding membrane protein has product MKRLIGLILLLAGVLYPFAVYWGTEHFAPWQFALLLGSLWLARALTGERKPGSLAMAIVALLFCVMLGLLDSHVMLRWYPVLVSVFMLCLFGSSLIYGPPIVERMARINRPDLPESGIRYTRRVTQIWCLFFLLNGLTAAMLTLWAPLSWWTLYTGLISYGVMGLLFAIEWIVRPPSAGGK; this is encoded by the coding sequence ATGAAACGGCTGATTGGCCTGATCCTGTTGCTGGCCGGTGTGCTGTACCCGTTCGCCGTCTACTGGGGAACCGAACACTTCGCGCCGTGGCAGTTCGCCCTGTTGCTCGGCAGCCTGTGGCTGGCGCGGGCGCTGACGGGCGAGCGCAAGCCCGGCAGCCTGGCGATGGCCATCGTGGCGCTGCTGTTCTGCGTCATGCTCGGGCTGCTCGACAGCCATGTGATGCTGCGCTGGTATCCGGTGTTGGTCAGCGTATTCATGCTCTGCCTGTTTGGCTCCAGCCTGATCTATGGCCCACCGATCGTGGAAAGGATGGCGCGGATAAACCGCCCGGACCTGCCTGAATCCGGTATTCGCTACACTCGCAGGGTGACACAGATCTGGTGCCTGTTCTTTCTGCTCAATGGCCTCACGGCAGCGATGCTGACGTTGTGGGCACCGCTGTCATGGTGGACGCTTTACACCGGGCTGATCTCCTACGGGGTGATGGGCCTGCTGTTTGCAATCGAATGGATCGTCCGCCCGCCCTCTGCGGGGGGCAAATGA
- a CDS encoding acyl carrier protein: MQTREDIFEILRTAMVELFELEPERVTLEANLYQDLEIDSIDAVDLIDHIKRQTGKKIAAEAFKSVRTVNDVVEAVYRLVNAAE; the protein is encoded by the coding sequence ATGCAAACCCGTGAAGACATCTTCGAAATCCTGCGCACCGCAATGGTGGAACTGTTCGAACTCGAGCCCGAAAGGGTCACGCTGGAAGCCAATCTCTATCAGGATCTGGAAATCGATAGCATAGATGCGGTGGACCTGATCGACCACATCAAACGCCAGACCGGCAAGAAGATCGCCGCTGAGGCGTTCAAGTCGGTCAGAACCGTGAATGATGTGGTCGAGGCCGTCTACCGACTGGTCAACGCAGCCGAATGA
- a CDS encoding phosphopantetheine-binding protein, which translates to MSDLHQDIKLLIIDALSLEDITPEDIGNDMTLFGEGLGLDSVDALELGLVIQKRYGIRIDADAKDTRNHFASVDSLVAFVSARQSA; encoded by the coding sequence ATGAGCGATCTGCACCAGGACATTAAATTGTTGATCATCGATGCCCTGAGCCTCGAAGACATCACGCCCGAAGACATCGGCAACGACATGACGCTGTTTGGCGAAGGCCTGGGGCTGGATTCGGTGGATGCGCTCGAACTGGGCCTGGTCATCCAGAAACGCTACGGCATCAGGATCGATGCCGATGCGAAGGACACCCGTAACCATTTCGCCAGCGTCGACAGCCTTGTGGCCTTCGTCAGCGCCAGACAATCGGCCTGA
- a CDS encoding lysophospholipid acyltransferase family protein, with protein sequence MELATQSLKKGRDAYYWRLFATGISFALFGVSGLCLRLFVFPVLSCLPGSPASHQRRARRTISRLFWRFIRIMARMGVLTYDVQGAERLGRPGQMIIANHPSLIDVVFLIGLVRDANCVVKRSLWENPFTRGPVRSTGYISNDGSMDMLDAAVERLQTGQTLIIFPEGTRTQPGQPPVFHRGAAAIALRGASMITPVTIKVHPTTLTKAEPWYRIPQRRVHFSLCVGADIDPNAFSTLGPPPIASRKLNDYLHAYFTKELASDERSAPGH encoded by the coding sequence ATGGAACTGGCAACGCAATCACTGAAAAAGGGCCGGGACGCCTATTACTGGCGTCTGTTTGCAACCGGCATCAGTTTTGCCCTGTTCGGGGTGAGCGGCCTTTGTCTGCGATTGTTTGTTTTCCCGGTATTGAGCTGCCTGCCGGGCAGCCCAGCCAGCCACCAGCGCCGCGCCCGGCGCACCATCAGCCGACTGTTCTGGCGCTTCATTCGCATCATGGCGCGCATGGGCGTGTTGACCTATGACGTTCAGGGGGCCGAAAGACTCGGCCGCCCCGGCCAGATGATCATTGCCAATCACCCGTCGCTGATCGACGTGGTATTCCTGATCGGGCTGGTGCGTGACGCCAACTGCGTCGTCAAGCGCAGCCTGTGGGAGAACCCGTTCACGCGCGGCCCGGTGCGTTCCACCGGCTATATCAGCAACGACGGCAGCATGGACATGCTCGACGCCGCCGTGGAGCGTCTGCAAACCGGCCAGACACTGATCATCTTCCCGGAAGGCACGCGCACCCAGCCCGGCCAGCCGCCGGTCTTTCACCGGGGCGCAGCCGCCATTGCACTGCGTGGCGCGAGCATGATCACGCCGGTAACCATCAAGGTCCACCCGACCACCCTGACCAAGGCTGAGCCCTGGTATCGCATTCCGCAGCGCCGCGTGCACTTCAGTTTGTGCGTCGGTGCCGATATAGACCCCAATGCCTTCAGTACGCTGGGCCCGCCGCCCATAGCGTCCCGCAAGCTCAACGATTACCTGCATGCCTATTTCACCAAGGAGCTCGCCTCAGATGAGCGATCTGCACCAGGACATTAA
- a CDS encoding beta-ketoacyl synthase chain length factor, with product MITFNIARWHAWAPGLASADDWQQWSHNPTLLETSDEAPDVSFLPAMQRRRLGRMARMAFAVGWPLTEGYDRVPLVFVSRHGETPRTFEILRDLAADEPLSPTQFSLSVHNAVIGLWSIMRGETSEMTALAAAGDGLEYGAFEAAALLAEGAEAVLLVVTEEQPPQAYAQWIDDVPFPYAVGLLLTPGNEWELSLHSDTQGTRRTQWPHALNLLQALHTHQSACLHPWNNRLWNWQRNH from the coding sequence TTGATCACCTTCAACATTGCACGATGGCATGCCTGGGCTCCGGGCCTGGCGAGCGCGGATGACTGGCAGCAGTGGAGTCACAATCCGACGTTGCTGGAGACCAGTGATGAAGCGCCAGACGTATCGTTTCTTCCTGCAATGCAACGCCGACGCCTGGGGCGTATGGCACGGATGGCATTTGCCGTTGGCTGGCCATTGACCGAGGGTTACGACCGGGTGCCACTGGTGTTTGTCTCGCGCCACGGCGAAACCCCGAGAACATTTGAAATTTTGCGTGATCTGGCCGCCGATGAACCGCTTTCACCGACCCAGTTCAGCTTGTCAGTGCATAACGCAGTGATCGGTCTGTGGTCGATCATGCGCGGTGAGACCAGTGAAATGACGGCCCTGGCGGCCGCAGGCGACGGCCTGGAATATGGAGCATTCGAAGCAGCGGCGCTGCTGGCTGAAGGAGCCGAAGCCGTGCTGCTGGTGGTGACGGAAGAGCAGCCACCGCAAGCTTATGCCCAATGGATTGATGACGTGCCTTTTCCCTATGCCGTTGGCTTGCTGTTGACGCCCGGCAACGAGTGGGAACTGTCTTTGCACAGCGACACACAAGGCACCCGGCGAACTCAATGGCCCCACGCATTGAATCTGCTGCAAGCCTTGCACACCCATCAATCCGCCTGCCTGCACCCCTGGAATAACCGGTTATGGAACTGGCAACGCAATCACTGA